In the Longimicrobiaceae bacterium genome, one interval contains:
- a CDS encoding tetratricopeptide repeat protein, whose protein sequence is MSTPSTSALTVEMARRLRATGEWRRLAEYGASLSREQLLGEPELGYAYAAASRRLGDVARALALAVQVEPAARRRGDRRLAAEVVNLVGNLLFESGRAEEAEQRFAELLDYASEQEDEEFTARASNNLGVLANVRGRRDLALTYYQRALAAYQRLGNLLGLAQTHYNLGLSYRDLGFPGDADAHFLRAVEYGGAEEDGDGAEPPARRWSEDVIANAETERALLRAQSGDGTLAEWMARRALGRFERMGDPVGVAHATRVLAAAARASGRDDLAIARLDEALSIARDHADPLLRADVQRDRGLLLRDAGKPADAREALLDAAEGFDVMGAAAEAVAMRAIAAGLEG, encoded by the coding sequence GTGTCGACCCCCTCCACCTCCGCCCTGACGGTAGAGATGGCGCGCAGGCTCCGCGCGACCGGCGAGTGGCGCCGTCTCGCGGAGTACGGCGCGTCCCTCTCCCGGGAGCAGCTGCTCGGCGAGCCCGAGCTCGGCTACGCGTACGCCGCGGCGTCCAGGCGCCTCGGCGACGTCGCGCGCGCGCTGGCCCTCGCGGTGCAGGTGGAGCCGGCCGCGCGCCGCCGTGGAGACCGCCGGCTCGCCGCGGAGGTGGTGAACCTCGTGGGGAACCTGCTGTTCGAGTCGGGGCGGGCCGAGGAGGCGGAGCAGCGCTTCGCCGAGCTGCTGGACTACGCTTCGGAGCAGGAGGACGAGGAGTTCACCGCGCGGGCCAGCAACAACCTGGGAGTGCTCGCCAACGTCCGTGGGCGGCGCGACCTGGCGCTCACCTACTACCAGCGCGCGCTCGCGGCATACCAGCGGCTGGGCAACCTCCTGGGGCTCGCGCAGACTCACTACAACCTGGGCCTCTCCTATCGCGACCTTGGCTTCCCCGGGGACGCCGACGCGCACTTCCTGCGGGCGGTGGAGTACGGCGGCGCGGAGGAGGATGGCGACGGGGCGGAGCCGCCCGCGAGGCGCTGGAGCGAGGACGTGATCGCCAACGCCGAGACCGAGCGGGCCCTGCTGCGCGCACAGTCGGGCGACGGCACGCTGGCGGAGTGGATGGCGCGGCGCGCCCTGGGCCGCTTCGAGCGGATGGGCGACCCGGTGGGGGTTGCGCACGCCACCCGGGTGCTGGCCGCCGCGGCCCGCGCCTCCGGCCGGGACGACCTGGCCATCGCCAGGCTGGACGAGGCGCTGTCCATCGCCCGCGACCACGCGGACCCGCTCCTCCGGGCGGACGTGCAGCGCGACCGCGGCCTTCTCCTGCGCGACGCGGGGAAGCCGGCGGACGCGCGCGAGGCGCTCCTCGACGCGGCCGAGGGGTTCGACGTCATGGGCGCCGCCGCCGAGGCCGTCGCCATGCGCGCCATCGCCGCGGGGCTGGAGGGGTGA
- a CDS encoding plastocyanin/azurin family copper-binding protein yields the protein MNGKRVRVLLAVAAAVLGSGAAAACSGGGGGTDPGPTTGSVVAQVSAAGAGVPGAAVAISGGAARTTGSNGQARFDNLQAGGYTLTLQQLPQGFAMGGETAGKTTSVTAGGTATVSWTVQGSAGGPAVVRAQGTSFSPETVTIPAGGTVRFEWVSGSHTVTPENPSGSWVEHTLASDADSFSVTFATPGTYRFRCRPHSSSFTGGMVGVVTVQ from the coding sequence ATGAACGGCAAGCGAGTGCGAGTGCTCCTGGCGGTGGCGGCCGCGGTGCTGGGCTCCGGCGCGGCGGCGGCGTGCAGCGGCGGAGGCGGCGGCACGGATCCGGGCCCCACGACGGGCTCCGTGGTCGCGCAGGTCAGCGCCGCGGGAGCCGGCGTGCCGGGGGCCGCAGTGGCGATCTCCGGCGGCGCGGCGCGGACCACGGGGAGCAACGGGCAGGCGCGGTTCGACAACCTGCAGGCGGGCGGCTACACGCTCACCCTGCAGCAGCTCCCGCAGGGGTTCGCCATGGGCGGCGAGACGGCGGGGAAGACCACCAGCGTGACCGCGGGGGGGACCGCGACCGTGAGCTGGACGGTGCAGGGGAGCGCGGGCGGCCCCGCGGTCGTGCGGGCGCAGGGGACCTCGTTCTCTCCCGAGACCGTCACCATCCCCGCGGGCGGCACCGTCCGGTTCGAGTGGGTGAGCGGCTCGCACACCGTGACGCCGGAGAACCCCTCCGGGAGCTGGGTCGAGCATACCCTGGCCTCGGACGCGGACAGCTTCAGCGTGACCTTCGCCACCCCGGGGACGTACCGGTTCCGCTGCCGGCCGCACTCCAGCAGCTTCACCGGCGGGATGGTGGGCGTGGTCACGGTGCAGTGA